The region GCCGCCCAGCGGCCAAATGCTCGGTGGCCACGTCTTCCGGCAGGTAGGCCAACCCCTGGCCGGCCAACGCCGCCCGAAGAATGGGGGAGACACTATTGAATATCCAGGTGCCGGTCACCTTGACGGTCAGCTCCCGTTTACCCTTCTCGAACTCCCAGGGCAGCAGCCCTCCATGGGTGGGCAGACGCAGATTGATGCAGTTGTGCTCCGCCAGTTCCTGGGGTGAGCGGGGCTTCGGGTGATGGGCGAAGTAGTCGGGAGACCCCACCACGGCAATGCGGGCATCCGGGCCGATGCGTACGGCGATCATGTCATTGGCCAGCTCTCCCCCAAGACGAACGCCCGCGTCGTAACGCTCAGCAACAATGTCGGTGCGAGCGTAGTTGACCGTGACCTCGACGGTGATATCCGGATATTGGGGGAGTACCTTGGCCAGCTTGGGCCAAATCAGGGTGTTGGCGGCATGCTCGGCGGTGGTAATCCGAACCGTGCCAGCGGGCCGACTGCGCTGATCCCGCACGGCGTCCAGCTCACTATCGATCCCCTCAAAGTGTGGGGCTATACGCTCAAACAGACGCTCCCCCGCCTCGGTGGTGGACACGCTGCGCGTGGTTCGAGTCAGAAGACGAACCTCCAGGCGCGCCTCCAGAGCTCGGATAGCGTGACTGAGCGCAGAGGTCGAAATACCCATCTGCGCCGCCGCCCGGGTAAAGCTGCCTTCCCGAGCCACCTGGATAAAGGCAAGCAGCTCACTGTAATTATTTCGTGCCATTATTGAATCCGGCTCAACAAACCATCGTAACCTTGAAGTCTAGTCAAAAAAATGCCTTTGTGACAGACGTCGTTTTAGAGGAACCTGTAGATTTGTC is a window of Marinimicrobium sp. C6131 DNA encoding:
- a CDS encoding LysR family transcriptional regulator → MARNNYSELLAFIQVAREGSFTRAAAQMGISTSALSHAIRALEARLEVRLLTRTTRSVSTTEAGERLFERIAPHFEGIDSELDAVRDQRSRPAGTVRITTAEHAANTLIWPKLAKVLPQYPDITVEVTVNYARTDIVAERYDAGVRLGGELANDMIAVRIGPDARIAVVGSPDYFAHHPKPRSPQELAEHNCINLRLPTHGGLLPWEFEKGKRELTVKVTGTWIFNSVSPILRAALAGQGLAYLPEDVATEHLAAGRLIRVLDEWCQPYTGYHLYYPSRKPASGAFAVVLEALREPAPAD